A region from the Sinorhizobium chiapasense genome encodes:
- a CDS encoding DUF4331 family protein, whose protein sequence is MSDHVDGPRQIGDAAADLSDLFAFTSPENPAHTVLAACVFPSAGEDAIFSNIIDYSIAVRRVTVASVGNSAKFQPADDESRFSFRFETLKRDAAGNAIQHGVCKLPDGRELSLTVNDEKGSWTPEGDVRVFAGLRSDPFYLAWDAAELKRLPNLLQHTNVLCMVVEFDTRRVLDPTKGSLFGAAAETVPPQQRSLIAPAVPRIDWIGRPEQTNIRLYNPALVGIDDLRDLWNQQTPFAISKELQPLFLQRLKESLADWDMRDGKADWTPEALAASANVFLDDFLLFDVAKPINDDSHLEIEKSTINGLPYQTGGGRTVDANSIDILLTWLVNRDREFLQGGATGATKPGMKVFPYFATPNTELQTVADSVELAASPEEVWTLIGQFGGAWHPLTARVNLTGAGIGQLRTIQTLDGQQIVERLEAMDDAKRFLRYTNIAGLAVSHYTGTLEVKPKGSGCVVDWRAQFLATDKTDRAVKVRVSTLFKTGLESLKSRFGVTK, encoded by the coding sequence ATGTCCGACCACGTTGACGGTCCGCGGCAGATTGGCGACGCCGCCGCCGACCTCTCCGATCTTTTCGCGTTTACGAGTCCGGAAAATCCGGCGCATACCGTCCTCGCCGCGTGCGTCTTCCCATCGGCCGGCGAAGATGCAATCTTCTCGAACATCATCGATTACTCGATCGCCGTTCGCCGGGTGACCGTTGCAAGCGTTGGTAACAGTGCGAAGTTTCAGCCGGCAGACGACGAGAGCCGCTTTAGCTTTCGGTTTGAGACCCTCAAGCGCGATGCCGCGGGGAACGCGATCCAGCACGGCGTTTGCAAGCTGCCGGACGGTCGCGAACTGTCGCTCACGGTGAATGACGAGAAGGGGTCGTGGACGCCGGAGGGCGACGTCCGCGTGTTCGCCGGGCTTCGTTCCGATCCTTTCTACCTCGCTTGGGATGCTGCGGAGCTTAAAAGGCTTCCAAATCTGCTTCAGCACACTAACGTGCTCTGCATGGTCGTCGAGTTCGACACCCGACGCGTTCTCGATCCTACGAAGGGCTCGTTGTTCGGCGCTGCCGCCGAGACCGTCCCCCCGCAGCAGCGAAGTCTGATCGCACCTGCAGTTCCTCGCATCGATTGGATCGGACGCCCCGAGCAGACGAATATTCGGCTCTACAATCCCGCGCTCGTCGGGATCGACGATTTGCGCGACCTGTGGAATCAGCAGACGCCGTTCGCGATTTCAAAGGAGCTGCAGCCGTTGTTCCTGCAGCGACTGAAGGAGAGCCTCGCCGACTGGGACATGCGCGACGGCAAGGCCGATTGGACGCCCGAAGCGCTTGCCGCCAGCGCCAATGTCTTCCTCGACGATTTTCTGCTGTTCGATGTCGCCAAGCCGATTAACGACGACAGCCACCTCGAGATCGAGAAGAGCACGATCAACGGGCTTCCTTACCAAACGGGCGGCGGTCGTACGGTCGACGCGAACTCGATCGACATCCTGCTCACCTGGCTGGTCAATCGCGATCGGGAGTTCCTCCAGGGCGGTGCGACCGGGGCGACGAAGCCTGGCATGAAAGTCTTCCCATACTTCGCGACGCCCAACACGGAACTGCAGACCGTTGCCGATTCCGTCGAGCTCGCGGCGTCGCCCGAGGAAGTTTGGACGTTGATCGGACAGTTCGGCGGCGCCTGGCATCCCCTGACCGCGAGAGTCAACTTGACCGGTGCAGGCATCGGTCAGCTCCGTACCATCCAAACGCTCGACGGCCAGCAAATTGTCGAACGGCTTGAGGCGATGGACGACGCCAAGCGGTTCCTCCGCTACACGAACATCGCCGGGTTGGCCGTTTCCCATTACACCGGCACACTCGAGGTAAAGCCGAAGGGCAGCGGCTGCGTCGTCGATTGGCGCGCGCAATTCCTGGCAACCGATAAGACCGACAGGGCCGTGAAGGTCAGAGTGTCCACGTTGTTCAAGACCGGCCTCGAAAGCCTGAAGTCGCGTTTCGGAGTCACGAAATGA